A section of the Macadamia integrifolia cultivar HAES 741 chromosome 9, SCU_Mint_v3, whole genome shotgun sequence genome encodes:
- the LOC122089890 gene encoding uncharacterized protein LOC122089890 isoform X1: MAGATEGSKTKKRKRSSSASFTSSTDPFAGIFTRRRSEIYLHRNRSGHVRSYSTPARKRNTNVQLPEWCRGNPRASNSEVFDYEIVRTSIKDLRARRVFSPASDECYSNGNCDVVEDTDFQKPQLAGVFCKSEAEENEGSEVVIGFDFQCTENHQLTEAEGTRELSVESFQGEKRCNGESEILSGGDDFTEGVQTTPPDTDVFCKSKVEDNGESTVEFDLQSRDCIAENPSSIRVSDSGNCVGEDFPRIDMDKKDQPRNTSRTDGLVPSSRLKLFKTPNSFSYRRLLPFLMDIAKDNSTSLEIRQCEEVEKSLEENPVPPFSVSLSQEIPLVVKIDPLPVGPPLGCLASAPPGKRREMVPLDDSSGIQGSNLVSLGQPIIEPPLQCLPESNQRTIAANADLKMLQFPETGVTVQLTEVCLGQPENNLHPEVSGGGACSSGDWFQTIPPDTDVLCKLEAEENGGSRVGFDPQCAKKHQLPEMEDVRELLVESSQGDTKSNGDAKIFGGGDDSTEEWVQTTPPDDNVFCKLEVEGNGGNTAEFDLQSRGYILENPLSRRASDNGGCVGKEFSNDMDKNNCPHTKSRMDGLIPCSRLKLFKTPNSFGYRRLLPFLMDIAKDNSSALKIHHCEKVEKSGEEKPVPSQEIPMEGVNTDPLPVGHHLGCLASTPPEIAREAPLDGSSEIHGSSLWSPGQPSIEPPLQNLPERIFMSTSNDSMIITPPSSFSECLSQVQQVMSNNSSELETRNAMGLIEKADLPAKRSISPQATTIKQDALQTSYSSTGIEEDCMAAKFHADVKPQKMISFCEGSTQFEALVPSLKPVVGPTKGILKRYPRGCRGPCTCLNCSSFRLHAERSFEFSRNQLQDAKEVAALLLTELNCLRNLLGKCADASKEHAVFEVSQVKEACTNASRVEELAKARLLQMNHDLGIHCRMTGLQQPRVTFANYVETCRLRTPNSEGEDMGQGE, translated from the exons ATGGCAGGAGCAACAGAAGGCTCAAAGACAAAGAAGCGAAAGCGGAGCTCCTCTGCCTCCTTCACCTCCTCCACGGATCCCTTCGCAGGGATCTTCACTCGGAGGAGGTCGGAGATCTACCTCCACCGCAACAGATCCGGCCACGTTCGTTCCTATTCCACCCCAGCAAGAAAACGCAACACCAATGTCCAGTTGCCTGAATGGTGCCGGGGAAATCCTAGGGCATCCAACAGTGAAGTATTCGACTATGAAATCGTTCGCACCTCAATCAAGGATCTTCGCGCCAGACGGGTTTTTTCTCCTGCTTCCGACGAGTGCTATTCGAATGGTAACTGTGATGTCGTAGAAGATACGGACTTCCAGAAACCTCAATTAGCTGGTGTATTCTGTAAATCGGAGGCAGAGGAAAACGAGGGAAGCGAAGTGgttattggttttgattttcaatGTACAGAAAATCATCAGTTGACTGAGGCAGAAGGTACGAGGGAGTTATCAGTGGAGTCCTTTCAAGGTGAGAAGCGATGTAATGGAGAGAGTGAGATTTTGAGTGGCGGAGATGATTTCACTGAAGGGGTTCAGACAACACCTCCGGATACTGACGTCTTCTGTAAATCGAAAGTGGAGGACAATGGAGAGAGTACAGTGGAGTTTGATTTACAGAGTAGGGATTGTATTGCTGAGAACCCATCAAGCATAAGAGTTTCAGACAGTGGTAACTGTGTTGGTGAAGACTTTCCTCGCATCGACATGGACAAAAAGGACCAACCCCGCAACACGAGCAGGACG GATGGCCTTGTTCCGAGCTCACGGTTGAAGCTATTTAAAACCCCCAATTCCTTCAGCTACAGAAGATTGTTGCCATTTCTTATGGACATTGCAAAAGATAATTCCA CTTCATTGGAAATTCGACAATGCGAGGAAGTTGAGAAATCTTTGGAGGAAAATCCTGTCCCACCATTTTCAGTTTCTTTGTCTCAGGAAATTCCCCTGGTGGTAAAGATTGATCCTTTGCCCGTTGGGCCTCCTTTGGGTTGTTTGGCTTCCGCTCCACctggaaaaagaagagaaatggttCCATTGGATGATTCATCTGGCATTCAGGGCTCAAATTTAGTATCTTTGGGACAACCCATTATAGAACCTCCCCTTCAATGTTTGCCTGAAAGCAACCAGAGGACCATTGCAGCAAATGCGGATCTCAAAATGCTTCAATTTCCTGAGACAGGAGTGACCGTTCAGTTGACTGAGGTCTGCTTAGGGCAGCCAGAAAATAATCTACACCCAGAAGTTTCAGGAGGTGGTGCTTGTTCCAGTGGTGACTGGTTTCAGACAATACCccctgatactgatgtcttatGTAAATTGGAGGCAGAGGAGAATGGAGGAAGCAGAGTGGGTTTTGATCCTCAATGTGCCAAAAAGCACCAATTACCTGAGATGGAAGATGTAAGGGAGTTGTTAGTGGAGTCCAGTCAAGGAGATACAAAAAGTAATGGAGATGCTAAGATATTCGGTGGGGGAGATGATTCTACTGAAGAGTGGGTTCAGACAACACCTCCCGATGACAATGTCTTCTGCAAATTGGAAGTGGAGGGGAATGGGGGGAATACAGCAGAGTTTGATTTACAGAGTAGGGGCTATATATTGGAGAATCCATTGAGTAGAAGGGCTTCTGACAATGGTGGTTGTGTTGGCAAAGAGTTTTCCAACGATATGGACAAGAATAACTGTCCCCACACTAAGAGCAGGATG GATGGCCTTATTCCCTGTTCACGGTTGAAGCTATTTAAAACCCCGAATTCCTTTGGCTACAGAAGATTGTTGCCATTTCTAATGGATATTGCAAAAGATAATTCCA gTGCTCTGAAAATTCACCATTGTGAGAAAGTTGAAAAGTCTGGGGAGGAGAAGCCTGTCCCTTCTCAGGAAATTCCCATGGAAGGGGTGAACACTGACCCTTTACCTGTTGGGCATCATTTGGGTTGTTTGGCTTCAACTCCACCTGAAATAGCAAGAGAAGCTCCATTGGATGGTTCATCTGAGATTCATGGCTCAAGTTTATGGTCTCCTGGACAACCATCTATTGAACCTCCCCTTCAGAATTTGCCTGAAAGAATTTTTATGTCCACATCCAATGATTCAATGATCATAACACCACCCAGTTCATTCAGTGAATGTTTATCACAAGTTCAACAAGTTATGTCAAATAATTCTAGCGAGTTGGAAACTCGTAATGCCATGGGTTTGATTGAGAAAGCAGATCTACCAGCTAAGCGATCCATCAGCCCTCAAGCTACAACAATTAAACAGGATGCTCTACAGACTTCTTATTCTTCTACTGGAATTGAAGAGGATTGCATGGCAGCGAAATTTCATGCAGATGTCAAGCCTCAAAAAATGATCAGCTTTTGTGAAGGTTCAACGCAATTTGAAGCTCTTGTACCTTCTCTAAAGCCTGTGGTTGGTCCTACAAAGGGGATTCTTAAAAGATATCCACGAGGATGCAGAGGGCCCTGCACATGTCTGAATTGTTCCTCATTTCGACTTCATGCTGAGAGGTCATTTGAGTTCTCAAGAAATCAGTTGCAAGATGCCAAGGAAGTTGCTGCATTACTGTTGACTGAGCTAAATTGCTTGAGGAATCTTCTGGGGAAATGTGCTGATGCGTCAAAGGAACATGCTGTTTTTGAAGTTAGCCAG
- the LOC122089890 gene encoding uncharacterized protein LOC122089890 isoform X2, whose product MAGATEGSKTKKRKRSSSASFTSSTDPFAGIFTRRRSEIYLHRNRSGHVRSYSTPARKRNTNVQLPEWCRGNPRASNSEVFDYEIVRTSIKDLRARRVFSPASDECYSNGNCDVVEDTDFQKPQLAGVFCKSEAEENEGSEVVIGFDFQCTENHQLTEAEGTRELSVESFQGEKRCNGESEILSGGDDFTEGVQTTPPDTDVFCKSKVEDNGESTVEFDLQSRDCIAENPSSIRVSDSGNCVGEDFPRIDMDKKDQPRNTSRTDGLVPSSRLKLFKTPNSFSYRRLLPFLMDIAKDNSTSLEIRQCEEVEKSLEENPVPPFSVSLSQEIPLVVKIDPLPVGPPLGCLASAPPGKRREMVPLDDSSGIQGSNLVSLGQPIIEPPLQCLPESNQRTIAANADLKMLQFPETGVTVQLTEVCLGQPENNLHPEVSGGGACSSGDWFQTIPPDTDVLCKLEAEENGGSRVGFDPQCAKKHQLPEMEDVRELLVESSQGDTKSNGDAKIFGGGDDSTEEWVQTTPPDDNVFCKLEVEGNGGNTAEFDLQSRGYILENPLSRRASDNGGCVGKEFSNDMDKNNCPHTKSRMDGLIPCSRLKLFKTPNSFGYRRLLPFLMDIAKDNSSALKIHHCEKVEKSGEEKPVPSQEIPMEGVNTDPLPVGHHLGCLASTPPEIAREAPLDGSSEIHGSSLWSPGQPSIEPPLQNLPERIFMSTSNDSMIITPPSSFSECLSQVQQVMSNNSSELETRNAMGLIEKADLPAKRSISPQATTIKQDALQTSYSSTGIEEDCMAAKFHADVKPQKMISFCEGSTQFEALVPSLKPVVGPTKGILKRYPRGCRGPCTCLNCSSFRLHAERSFEFSRNQLQDAKEVAALLLTELNCLRNLLGKCADASKEHAVFEVSQVKEACTNASRVEELAKARLLQMNHDLGIHCRMTIKDSKQ is encoded by the exons ATGGCAGGAGCAACAGAAGGCTCAAAGACAAAGAAGCGAAAGCGGAGCTCCTCTGCCTCCTTCACCTCCTCCACGGATCCCTTCGCAGGGATCTTCACTCGGAGGAGGTCGGAGATCTACCTCCACCGCAACAGATCCGGCCACGTTCGTTCCTATTCCACCCCAGCAAGAAAACGCAACACCAATGTCCAGTTGCCTGAATGGTGCCGGGGAAATCCTAGGGCATCCAACAGTGAAGTATTCGACTATGAAATCGTTCGCACCTCAATCAAGGATCTTCGCGCCAGACGGGTTTTTTCTCCTGCTTCCGACGAGTGCTATTCGAATGGTAACTGTGATGTCGTAGAAGATACGGACTTCCAGAAACCTCAATTAGCTGGTGTATTCTGTAAATCGGAGGCAGAGGAAAACGAGGGAAGCGAAGTGgttattggttttgattttcaatGTACAGAAAATCATCAGTTGACTGAGGCAGAAGGTACGAGGGAGTTATCAGTGGAGTCCTTTCAAGGTGAGAAGCGATGTAATGGAGAGAGTGAGATTTTGAGTGGCGGAGATGATTTCACTGAAGGGGTTCAGACAACACCTCCGGATACTGACGTCTTCTGTAAATCGAAAGTGGAGGACAATGGAGAGAGTACAGTGGAGTTTGATTTACAGAGTAGGGATTGTATTGCTGAGAACCCATCAAGCATAAGAGTTTCAGACAGTGGTAACTGTGTTGGTGAAGACTTTCCTCGCATCGACATGGACAAAAAGGACCAACCCCGCAACACGAGCAGGACG GATGGCCTTGTTCCGAGCTCACGGTTGAAGCTATTTAAAACCCCCAATTCCTTCAGCTACAGAAGATTGTTGCCATTTCTTATGGACATTGCAAAAGATAATTCCA CTTCATTGGAAATTCGACAATGCGAGGAAGTTGAGAAATCTTTGGAGGAAAATCCTGTCCCACCATTTTCAGTTTCTTTGTCTCAGGAAATTCCCCTGGTGGTAAAGATTGATCCTTTGCCCGTTGGGCCTCCTTTGGGTTGTTTGGCTTCCGCTCCACctggaaaaagaagagaaatggttCCATTGGATGATTCATCTGGCATTCAGGGCTCAAATTTAGTATCTTTGGGACAACCCATTATAGAACCTCCCCTTCAATGTTTGCCTGAAAGCAACCAGAGGACCATTGCAGCAAATGCGGATCTCAAAATGCTTCAATTTCCTGAGACAGGAGTGACCGTTCAGTTGACTGAGGTCTGCTTAGGGCAGCCAGAAAATAATCTACACCCAGAAGTTTCAGGAGGTGGTGCTTGTTCCAGTGGTGACTGGTTTCAGACAATACCccctgatactgatgtcttatGTAAATTGGAGGCAGAGGAGAATGGAGGAAGCAGAGTGGGTTTTGATCCTCAATGTGCCAAAAAGCACCAATTACCTGAGATGGAAGATGTAAGGGAGTTGTTAGTGGAGTCCAGTCAAGGAGATACAAAAAGTAATGGAGATGCTAAGATATTCGGTGGGGGAGATGATTCTACTGAAGAGTGGGTTCAGACAACACCTCCCGATGACAATGTCTTCTGCAAATTGGAAGTGGAGGGGAATGGGGGGAATACAGCAGAGTTTGATTTACAGAGTAGGGGCTATATATTGGAGAATCCATTGAGTAGAAGGGCTTCTGACAATGGTGGTTGTGTTGGCAAAGAGTTTTCCAACGATATGGACAAGAATAACTGTCCCCACACTAAGAGCAGGATG GATGGCCTTATTCCCTGTTCACGGTTGAAGCTATTTAAAACCCCGAATTCCTTTGGCTACAGAAGATTGTTGCCATTTCTAATGGATATTGCAAAAGATAATTCCA gTGCTCTGAAAATTCACCATTGTGAGAAAGTTGAAAAGTCTGGGGAGGAGAAGCCTGTCCCTTCTCAGGAAATTCCCATGGAAGGGGTGAACACTGACCCTTTACCTGTTGGGCATCATTTGGGTTGTTTGGCTTCAACTCCACCTGAAATAGCAAGAGAAGCTCCATTGGATGGTTCATCTGAGATTCATGGCTCAAGTTTATGGTCTCCTGGACAACCATCTATTGAACCTCCCCTTCAGAATTTGCCTGAAAGAATTTTTATGTCCACATCCAATGATTCAATGATCATAACACCACCCAGTTCATTCAGTGAATGTTTATCACAAGTTCAACAAGTTATGTCAAATAATTCTAGCGAGTTGGAAACTCGTAATGCCATGGGTTTGATTGAGAAAGCAGATCTACCAGCTAAGCGATCCATCAGCCCTCAAGCTACAACAATTAAACAGGATGCTCTACAGACTTCTTATTCTTCTACTGGAATTGAAGAGGATTGCATGGCAGCGAAATTTCATGCAGATGTCAAGCCTCAAAAAATGATCAGCTTTTGTGAAGGTTCAACGCAATTTGAAGCTCTTGTACCTTCTCTAAAGCCTGTGGTTGGTCCTACAAAGGGGATTCTTAAAAGATATCCACGAGGATGCAGAGGGCCCTGCACATGTCTGAATTGTTCCTCATTTCGACTTCATGCTGAGAGGTCATTTGAGTTCTCAAGAAATCAGTTGCAAGATGCCAAGGAAGTTGCTGCATTACTGTTGACTGAGCTAAATTGCTTGAGGAATCTTCTGGGGAAATGTGCTGATGCGTCAAAGGAACATGCTGTTTTTGAAGTTAGCCAG